In Solanum stenotomum isolate F172 chromosome 6, ASM1918654v1, whole genome shotgun sequence, one DNA window encodes the following:
- the LOC125867217 gene encoding uncharacterized protein LOC125867217 codes for MREQQSIQAPFYKLYDKSKHEYRIRLNTSIDVVRLLLDQCFAFRGHDESESSLNKGNFLEVLSWLAARCDAIKPFVLEKAPKNNKMTSHDIQKDIVTACKIETVKAIIKDINSDYFALLVDESRDVSRKEQMAICLRYVDKMGFVMEAFIGLVHIKDTSALSLKKAIVDVLAHHSLTLSNVRGQCYDGASNMQGELGGLKTLIRQESRSAHSVHCFAHQLQLTLVAVSKKCVQVGELVLLISNILNVLGASFKRVDNFRESQKKHLQMALDMGELETGRGLNQELGLVKAGDTRWGSHYKSFGNFISSFDSIVDVLDTLVENASTLEERASASGFLRSCQTFETIFLLHLMTDVLGITNDLNVSLQKKEQDIANAMILVKVAKRRLQALRDNEWDPLFKKNIGWDSLKEKVEAFCIKHGISLPNFDDPYANSGRSRRKVVICTTLHHYRVDVFYKIIDWQLQELNDRFNEVTSDLLNGVSCLNPIDSFSSFDIRKIMRMVELYPDDFDGSNMRALENQLVNYIIDVRDIDERFSNLGGLGELSRKLVETKKHLTYSLVFLLVKFALLLPVATATVERAFLAMKIIKNDLRNRMDDEFLDGCIVPYVEKKVFKDVSNECIMKTFQEMKCRRVQL; via the coding sequence ATGCGAgaacaacaatccattcaagcCCCATTTTACAAGTTGTATGATAAAAGTAAGCATGAATATCGGATTCGGTTAAACACTTCAATCGATGTGGTAAGACTTCTCTTGGATCAATGTTTTGCATTCCGTGGTCATGACGAGAGTGAATCGTCATTGAACAAGGGTAATtttcttgaagttctttctTGGTTAGCTGCTAGATGTGATGCAATTAAACCTTTTGTGTTAGAAAAagctccaaaaaataataaaatgacttCTCATGACATCCAAAAAGATATTGTGACTGCCTGTAAGATTGAAACAGTTAAGGCAATAATAAAGGATATAAATAGTGACTACTTTGCTTTATTGGTTGATGAATCTAGAGATGTGTCACGCAAAGAGCAAATGGCTATTTGTCTAAGATATGTTGACAAAATGGGGTTTGTGATGGAGGCATTTATTGGACTTGTTCACATTAAAGATACTAGTGCTTTATCTCTAAAGAAAGCAATTGTAGATGTACTTGCTCACCATTCTTTGACTTTATCTAATGTACGTGGGCAATGTTACGATGGGGCAAGTAATATGCAAGGTGAGCTAGGTGGTCTTAAAACGTTGATTAGACAAGAAAGTAGATCGGCTCATTCTGTTCATTGTTTTGCTCATCAACTTCAATTGACTCTTGTTGCGGTTTCTAAAAAGTGTGTTCAAGTAGGTGAACTTGtattattaatttcaaatattttgaatgtgTTGGGAGCTTCTTTTAAACGCGTGGATAATTTTCGAGAATCTCAAAAAAAGCATCTCCAAATGGCATTGGATATGGGTGAACTAGAAACGGGTAGAGGGTTGAATCAAGAACTTGGTCTTGTTAAAGCCGGTGATACTCGTTGGGGATCTCACTACAAGTCATTTGGAAACTTTATTAGTAGCTTTGACTCTATTGTTGATGTACTTGATACTCTtgttgaaaatgcaagtactTTGGAAGAAAGAGCAAGCGCATCGGGATTTCTCAGAAGTTGTCAAACGTTTGAGACTATTTTCTTGTTGCATTTGATGACAGATGTTTTAGGAATCACAAATGATCTTAATGTTTCATTACAAAAAAAGGAGCAAGACATTGCAAATGCCATGATTCTTGTAAAGGTAGCAAAGAGAAGGTTGCAAGCTTTAAGAGATAATGAATGGGATcctctctttaaaaaaaatattggatgGGATTCACTTAAAGAAAAGGTAGAAGCATTTTGTATCAAGCATGGCATTTCATTACCCAATTTTGATGATCCATATGCTAATTCTGGGAGATCACGACGTAAAGTAGTTATTTGTACTACTTTGCATCATTATCGTGTGGATgtgttttataaaatcattgatTGGCAACTACAAGAACTTAATGATCGTTTCAATGAGGTGACAAGTGATTTGCTTAATGGAGTATCTTGCTTGAATCCAATTGAttcattttctagttttgacaTAAGGAAGATAATGAGAATGGTTGAATTATATCCTGATGATTTTGATGGGTCCAACATGAGAGCTCTTGAGAATCAACTTGTTAATTACATTATTGATGTTCGTGATATTGATGAAAGGTTCTCCAATTTGGGTGGACTTGGAGAACTTTCAAGAAAGTTGGTTGAGACAAAGAAGCATTTAACCTATTCTCTCGTATTTCTTTTAGTGAAGTTTGCTTTGCTTCTACCTGTTGCCACTGCTACAGTTGAAAGAGCTTTTTTGGCAATGAAGATTATCAAGAATGACTTGCGAAATCGAATGGATGATGAATTCTTAGATGGTTGCATAGTACCTTATGTAGAGAAAAAAGTATTTAAAGATGTTTCTAATGAGTGTATTATGAAAACATTTCAAGAGATGAAGTGTCGTCGAGTGCAATTGTAG